Within Salvia splendens isolate huo1 chromosome 21, SspV2, whole genome shotgun sequence, the genomic segment ATTTGCAGAAAATACCGAACTTTTTTAAGCCAATCAGCTAAGCTTTGAAAATCCAGTAAGTTCAAAGCATTGAATGTCGAGTTGAAGTTTGGAATCTCGCTCTCTGCAGAAAACACAGAATTTTTACTTCAATCACCGAAGATAAGCGTCGAAAATCCAGTAATTTCACAGCCTTGAATGATAAGTTGAAGTTTCGTACCTTGTTTGCAGAAAATACAGATTGCTTGAATTCAATCAGCGAACATAAGCGTGCAGGGGGAAAGGATGAAGAGTAATGAAGCAAAGGTACAAATACTCTCCACTCtttgtttgcatttttttttctaatatatatattttttaaattgttcATCATACCATCTTTATACTAATTTCAGTGTTTAACTGTTGAATCCATATTAGTCCTGCTAAAATTGAACTATATAGAGAAAAATCAAAGCTTGTTTATTGATGTTATATAGAATTTTGATGAATGCTTACTTGCTTGTATTTCTACAATTCAATTGTGTTAGATGTCGAGGATGGAAGACATACTAAACCTACCGGTTCAAGATCCTCCTTATTCCGAGTTTTCTGCAGCTCATTTCAATTGGTTTAAAGTCGAAGGTGGTCGACAAGGTGGTGATGATATTGCACTGATTCCCTTTTCTAGAGTGGATGATTTTGTGAAAGGTGAATCCAGCAATGCAGACTGCCCTGCTAGCTTTCGTGTCGAATCAAGAAGGAAGAGACCCGAGGGGAGTCTTAGCAGACCAAGAGTCGATGGCTATCTTGAGTATACATTGTATGTAACTCCTTGTAAGTAGTATTACTTAATTTGAAGATGGCACCCTTGAAGTAGCATTGCAAATCACATTAGAGATTGTAGAGGTACTGACTATTTCTGTGTCTAGGTACTGGTGTTCTTATGGTCCTGAAGACTACAGGGATTCTGAACCTCATATAGGTGAAAACTCGAGCATCAAACCTGCTTCGGGTAAGGGAAGTAGGCCAGGGAGAAGGCACATGATGCGGGGATGTCTTTGTCACTTCACTGTTAAACGTTTATACACCCGGCCTCTACTTGCTCTCATCATATACAATCAGAGAAATCATGTGGATAAAACAGGAGCTCCCTGCCATGGGATACTTGATCAAGAATCTGTGGGAACTAGAGCTATGTATGCTCCTCGAATATCAGAGGAACTTCGTCAAAAGGTGATGGCCATGCTTCATGTTGGAGTATCCTTGGATACAATAGTCCAGCATCACATGGAAGAGGTGCAGAGGCATGGGGGTCCCCATATCCGTGATGATTTCCTGGCACGCAATGATGTCCGTAACATGGAAAGGCTTATACGCAATGCCTGCCATGAGTTGCATTCCAATGTTGAATGCAGTGTGAAGATGTGGGTACAACGCCACCATAAGCATGTGTTTTACTTCGAGGAGAGTTCTGGTTCTGAAACTTTTGTATTAGGATTACAGTCCGATTGGCAGCTGCAGCAGATGCTTCGCTATGGACATAGTGGATCCATAGCTTTTCATACTGCATCTGGATCTAAGAGACTTAAGGTTCTTTatgattttttactttccttGTTTATTAGAGTGTCACCCCAAGTAGTTCTAAATTGGACCTTTATAAAATTTTCTTAGAATTACTATCATTTAAAAGCAAATACACGATTCTTCAAGTTCTGTCGATTTACCATGTGAAAACATTAATATTGGGTATGAACTTGTAAGGTATACCTCAATTTTCCATTGGATACAAATAGGGGGCGGATAATGTTTTGCTATTCAacattgttttctttttgtgtaGAATTGATATTATGTTTTGCCTGCACTTTGATATATGGAGTATTCAacattgttttctttttgtgtaGAATTGCTATTATGTTTTGCCTGCACTTTGATATTTGGAGTACTCAacattgttttcttttttttgtgttttgggGTTTATTCTTTGGTTTCCTCGTATAATTGGGTGTTTGTGTATCTTATTTACATATCATTTGTTAGGTAGACAAAAACTTCAAACAGTGAGATAGAAATTAAGAATACGCTTGCATATGCTATTAGATTCAGTACTTATTTTGGTACCTTAATGATGAAAGCATTATCTTGAGTTTTTCAAATTAGAGTTTTTGTTAATTTGCCTCATTCTTTTGACTTTTACCATATCTTTGGACTTGTACAGGATACTTTATGCTCTCTACTGGCATTCGATTCGTCACATAATGCAGTTCCAGTTGCCTGGATTATTACTTCCTCTTCTCATGGTAATAATAATACGCACAAATGGATGCTGTCCCTCGTTGAGAGACTACGTGGCAAGGACACAAGATGGAGACCCCATGCAATTATAGTGGATGATCCCTCTTTTCAGCTCTCGGTTATTCGGTATGTGGTGAATATGGAATTGTTATGCCATTCTCTTGTAGAAGTTGAAGTAGTATCATCCATCATCTAACTCTGCAATTTATTCTCTCAGTGAAGCTTTCCAATGTCGAATTCTATTATGCCTCTGGCATGTTCGTCGTGGTTGGCTTAAAAGCCTATTAAAACACTGTCACAATTTTGATGCTCAAAGAGAGATGTTTAAGCACCTAGGCAGGATATTGTATAGCGCAGGGAATGTGTCGAGCACTGCAGTTGCGGTTGAAGAGTTCCTGCAAATATATGTTGATCAGTCTGAATTTGTAGAGTATTTCAGAAGTAAATGGCTGCCAAAATTAGGTACAGTTTGTCTTAACTGTTAGATGAGGATACTTGTTCCTTGCTCTTAATCATGGAATGCAGACTTTAATATGATAATGTTATGTTGCAGATTTATGGTTCAATTGTGTCGGGACTCTCCCAGTGGCAGGGCTAGAGCATTATGCTTCAATAGAATCCTATCACCTGCGATTAAAATCGAGGGTCCTCTCTTTGTTGGTGGAAAAGTCACACAGAATTGATTTGTTGATTCATGCGTTGACAACCCAATTTCACTCCTTCTACTGGTTCGACACATATATAGTGGAGACGGGGTATTTTGAAAATCTAAGGGATAGATTCAGTTTAACCAACCCATGGTATCAGGCAGAGCATATCTCGGATATGGATGTCCTGCTGGATGAGGAAAATCTCCAGTTTGCAAAAGTTGTTTCTCAGGCAGATAGTAGCATGGCTTATACGTTATGGAATCCTGGTTCTGAGTTCGGGTTGTGTGATTGCTCCTGGTCAATGGTGGGTAATATGTGTAAACACACAATCAAGGTGGCAATTTACTGCCGTAGTCGGCAGATTGCGAGGCCATTATTGTCTGCTCAAGTTTATATGGAAACCTTGCTTAGCCTGCTACAGAACCTTCCAGATGACCCTCTAGTTCTTGGACATGCAATTTCACTCGTGAATCGCATGAAACAAGACATCAAAAACATGGAGGATTTGTCGAATTGTGGGTTGTTACAGCCAGTGTCTTCAGGGACAAACTCCATATTGGCAGAAAATATTCAGCCTTTGCCACGGATCAATTGATCTGGATTACTTATGCAGGTCTTGCTTCCAAGTTCCAATTCCATAAATTTTGGCTGAAACTGAAGCGTAAAATGTGTGACCCCCCTTTTGGTAGATTCTAGCTTTTAAATGGTATCTTAATTAAACCTTGGTCTTTTAGATGTGTATGCCTACTAGCTGTAATTGGTCATAATAGCCTGATCATAAATTTTCACCGTGTGTTTTCTCTATGCTTCACATTGATAATTAGGAACTACTATTATAAACCAAAACTCAACATAATGATTCATATGAATGTTGATTTTTAGTTTTGCATGTGAAATAAAATGGCTGGAGAAGATAATGACTCTGAAGATAATGTTGATAATTAGGAACTACTATTATTCAAAGGTAGAAGCTCGTAACTTTACATTATTCCTTGAACAAATGaaaaaaccttttttttttacctttttcatCATCTTCTATAAGTTCCCTGATCAGCTTTTGCACAATGAGATACTGGAACCTTGTGTTTGAATTGTATCTAACACTGTTTCATACTTCACTTGATGAGCAGGAACGATCTGAAGATTGAATCTCATTGTCTCAGGGATAAATAGAAACACAAGTTGTTCTAGTGGTGGTGGGATAGCTTCTTAACAAGAAAGTGAATGTGTGGAGTCTGAAAATGGAGGTAATCAAGGTTTCGGTGGTGGATTTGATGGTTGTTGACACGGACACAATGGTGTTGTAGAGTTTGGAGCAGGAGGTGAGGCTGGGCTAGGAGGGATGTCAGGCTGAACTTGTGGTGGTGATGATGGTTGTGGTGGTGGCACGGGCTGTGGCTTGGTAGGTGGAGGAGGAGAAACGGAGGGCTGAGGAGCTGGAGATGGAGATGGCTCAGCAGGGGTTGGAGACATTAGGGGTGGTTGTGGGGGCGGGAAAGACAGCACCTTTGGTGGTGGTTCTGGGTCAGAATGATTACATTTGTAGCTGCTACAATCAACCGTCCGAGCCAAGAACCTTTGACACTCCAATGCAGATCTTTGGTTTGGCCTGTCTTTTAAACAATTCATTCCATCATCAAACTTGTGCAGTTTTGGGCATGAAGAAGACTCATTGGAGAAGAAATTGAAGCCGTATGCAAAGTTCACCAAATTCGGAAGTTCACATAACCGATCACCAATCTTTCCAGACATCATGTTGTGTGCCAGATTCAGCTGTTCTAAGCTGTTCATTTCCCCGATACTATTAGGTAATGAACCTACGATCTTATTTTCGCTCAAATCTAACACTGTCAAGTTCTTCAGCTTAGAGATTTCACTTGGGAAACACGATGATATACCAGTGTTTATGAGAATCAGTTCGTTCAATGTTTCTCCCATCTCACCTAAACCTGCAGGAACACATCCGCCGAAATTGTTGTTGGCCAGGACGATGACAGAGACGCGTGACTTGCCGATGTTGTCAGGTAAGGCAGAGGAAAATCTGTTGTTGTTGACAAATATAGCATCAAGATCTATCTCAAAGAGTTTCCTTGGGAGCTCGCCCTCGAATTCGTTGAAACGAATGTCTAGGTATCTCAGGCTTGGTAGCTGGAGCAAAACCTGAGGAAACTTGCCTGCAAAACGATTGTTGCTGAGATCCAGCTCGTAGAGGCGCTTCATGTTGACAAAACCTTTGGGAATCGCCCCACAAAATCTATTCGAGTTTATGTGAACCATAGCAAGATCATACAGCAGGCCCAGCTCATTGGGGAGGCTCCCCGCGATGTCTCCGTGGTTGAGATCAATGCCCGCAACCGTGAGCTCGTGTGGAAACTCAGGCGTGGGCCAACAGAACACACCGGTGTAGTTACATACGTCTTTTCCGACCCAGTTGGCAGTGATGTTCTTTGGATCAGACATCATGGCTTCTCTCCAAGCTTGTAATGCAATGTAGCCATTCCGCAACCTAGGGTTCTCAATCTCGACCCCGGGCTCAACTGCTAGAGATTCTCCCTCGTAGGACTGGAGCCTCCTCTGGTGGTGAGGATCATCGTTTGCTGCAATGGGGGCATGATATTCGGTGGAGACGTTGGGGAGGAGAAAGATGGTGCAGAGAAACAAGATTTTCGAGGCGTGAAAACGACGAAAATGGTAAGTATCTCCCTTCATTGTGTTGTGATTGTTCAGTTATGAGTTTTGGAGCTGCATTGAGTGGGGCTTTGATGTAGATCTGCTGTTGTGAATAACTGAGATGGAGCATGAATTTTGATTGCTCTGTTGCTAACAAGTTAGTTTAGATGAGATTTTCTTGCCTTTTGTTACTCTCTGTTTGCCTTTTGCTGTAATGTCCACCACATATATATTTGCATAATGGATTTCACATGCTATagggagtatgtttttattAGGGCACCCACAGTAGGGCGGactcgggcggcctatcgtccgccactatgggtgcgcggacgatggacgatgcgtcgtcctcgtCCGACAGATTGTCCGCAgaggaagcgcggacgatagggcatcgtccgcccactgtgggcgacgcggacgatgcaacgcgtttttgtttttttatttttaaaattcgaaaaattcatttatataaataccccctaccccaccttcatttgtaacattttcaTTCGCATTTTCACTCTCAATTTACACTAGAAAATGGATTCCGTTGATtactcaagtcccaatagtccgatgtttggaggtggtgcacgttggccgggtacacaacctgacgAATATTGGtcgtacgatcccgatttcagtacggattcgtacggtccacatacgacgacttcaagcatttcaatgTCTGGGCGCTATTGAAGGACAAGCATAGTTCCAAGGCgagattctgcacaccggtgtgacaaagaggacgaagaccaccgacactggCGGTTatacgagcagcgaaagcggagcatatccggtggacctcaaccggacgtacacggaggatgagagttccggcacaccgatgtcctctcGGTGTCCcgtaggcgtcaaggctgcgaagaacaaggggaaggcgaaggtgACATCCTCCTCGCAAGTCGTGGCCGccccccccatcgccgatcccgaccccgacccctcggcacttgcctacgcggagttggcaacggcctcgatggcgcggacgttgttggacacgcataACGCTCTCATGAAGTGTACAGACCCGGCCatagccgaatacctccaggggttgattgatgagctgcgccggaagtttgggcttttgtagagtagtcaactttttttatatttctaactcgtgtaattttttttaatcaatgtagtatttgccgttttttagttaatcgttgtgttttttaattagtttgcatttatatatttgaaaacatttaaactaattaacaaaacaatagtaaaacctatagggcgcctcttagggcgccccactgcaggtgaaagggtaggaggataaaatgccgacgtggcggtgcataagGCGAgctttagggcgcgccttagggcgccccactgctgatgcccttagGGAATGTTTCAGTACTTGGTCATTGAGCGCCTGCAAAATAACATTCAGTTTGTATATTTTTCCTCGCATCATAGAAATTGGTTATATATGTAATTATATTCATTAGTTTAGCAatttagatttaaattttaaCAAGTTTTTTCTCTCAACACCGGCCCAACCGGGGTCCTGAATTTTTCTGAAACTCGATCCCAAAATCCAAAAAACCCGAACCTGATCCGGAAATTGTACCAGGTATCTGACACCCGATATATCGGATATCAGGTACCCAATACTCGATGTCCTATCGGACATCGGACACCTGATATATCAGGCATCATGTACCCAATACTCGATATTCTGATGGACAGACCTAATTGTCTGCTGAATTGCAGTACCGTTGACATGAATTTGCGTTGTAAAATACTCTGATTATTCATTTGCTATTTTGTGCAAATCACACTATTTCCATGCAAAGCAAGTTTGAGCGTGTTGAATAAATTTCTACGTTTAAATCgtttataatattatactcatgtcaaaattataatattatgagATAATTGAAAAACCTGTCAAAATTGTGATATAAGTAGTCGTTTTAAAAAATTGCAggattataaaaaattaatcaaatcattatatttttttctaacaTTTTGCCCAATTTTATGTTATCGCATGAAACTTCGAATGATTAAAAATGGAATGATGGTAAGAATAATATAGAATTAACCTAATATCGAGAAATTGTTGGCCAACACAATGTtacgaaaataaaaaagacaaacTTAATTTTCGTTGAGAATGAAAACTAGCTCATTTGTTACATATACAGTATATACTTGTGAACATTTGTTTCTTTGTCGttttttatacaattttttttttcttttatccatACTAGCATTCACAACACTCATCATTTTTCTTGTCACATACTACTAATTCACAATACATTCTATCAAATAAAATACAGTATATTTCCAGCAATACGTATGAAAACTAATGTAcgtacattatttaatttttatgagaaaATGTAATACTCTCTATTCGACTCCATGTACAAAGCCACAGCACATTATtcttattaaaacttgtaagATAAGCTGATCTCAATACATTATTATCTCctccaaaaaaattaatactggCACGCGCCTACAGGGGCAGTAATGTAAATTCACACAGAGCTGTCACAATCGCCCAACTGACTTCCCCGGGTCGGCTGTCGCCTCTTAGAGTATCCACATCGGCGAGCACAagctcgtccgtccgtccgtgccagcggcgcggatgagctgtccgccgctgcgctcttgccgctggcacggcgctgctcgatgcatcgagcacgtccgtgccagcgagcaggcgacgtggcagctttctattgccgttggcaatttatttatttttttaaaaaaatcggattttaattaaaaaattcgattaaaaataaaatatatatattttcccacttcccaaaaaattatattcattttctacccacttttaatttatttttcaaatttccaccccaaaaatacacattttcatctataaatacccccactttcacaccaaaaattcacaccacattACACAATTCttatctaaattctctcattttcattctcaattctcaatctttctttcactcttaatcttacaacaaaacaatgtccggccacgacgatcacccccgggctcccacggttggaaccccgattggttcggttcacaaccgtttcctagtccggaaacggaatattcggtcCCTCCTCAAACCTAAGGTTcggaagttccgggtggctaccggccttacccgatcaaCGACCAAGATGCACCCGagctagagcgaggtcgagcgacccctcccaaactccgactcctcctactcgcggtgtccgcacaccgtacacttcggcggagatggagcaactGTTCAAAGcattcttgtcaatctccgaagatcctgaggttggcacgaaccaatccgacgatcattattggtggcgcatctgtcgccggtacaatgaaaaccggccggctggaacaatcgagcgcaacgagagtatagtgcgcaacgccatatacagagccaaagaagaaatccaaaagttccagaggtattacctccaggaagagcagTCGGCGGGGaagcggtcgcatccgaagtataggggaggcgtaacatcctcctctagcggctcctccaaacggtcaaggtcggtatcacTATCCGACGCcagctccgaagacgtggctagctaacttgccggagctaacttgggtagccccgacgccggcccgagcggttcccaacgccgaccgcaaggaatgAAGAAGGCGGccgccaaccgccgtcgcgccacgactccatccgcccccgaaccggctcccgctccctatgtgccacctcaaccccccaccaactcgttgtgggaggttttggcccaactcaatttggccgataggtcaaatatgaccccccgAGCAACTTTgatcgcatgtggcgatgatacggggtctccaaagaacgttGGGGGTATTGCCGGATGATGACTAGTCTTCCCTGAGGGCATTTTTACgcttaaattatgtaatttttattttttaggagtttaattatgtaatttttattttttaggattttaattatgtaatttttattttttagtattttaattatacaatttttatttttaggaatttaattatgtaatttttaatttttttataatttgtaatattattcttggtatttttaatatattttaattttgtggaaatgtttttatttaaattgaataatggaatgatgTGACCTTGTGCTTGTACTTGCGAAAGAGCATGAAtatgagtgttgtgctcttggctAAGAGCAGGTAGAAAAAGTGGAGTCGGGCCCACATCGGTGCTCGATTggtaagagcacggatgtggatgctgtTATGCCCATAATTCAGATATTGACACCTCCGATGTGAAAATCACAACGCAACttttttctccctctctctcttttccGATTCGTGCTCTCAAAATTGTCGACTTTGTTAAGCTACTTCCTCATACACGAAAGAAGCTTGCTGTGATCCGCGTATTAATATCTGCATTGTCTAATTTTTGCTTGTATTTCTGCTCCAGTCTCTGATCTCTGTGTGTAGGCTGCTGGAGATTTTGGCGGGAGGAATTCATTGCCGCCAAGGAGTATCGGTTTCTAAAGTTCGTTTCCTGAATGTGTTAATGCTGATTTCGTTTTTCcgtttgtttgattttggttccGTTCATATTTTTATCGTGTTCTTAATTTTTGGTAGCCTCGTCCTCGTGCAGTAACTTGTCGCATTTTGCGATGCCTTTTTTGCGCTcacttttgttcttttttttttctatcgtAGTGAATTCGCTGTCAGAAATATTGCTCGATTGTTCGtgagaatttttttaaatatttaaatgagtGATATTATTCTCAGTGcacttttttatatatatgcGACGATGGGGATGAGAATCTAAGCCTTAGCCGTTTGATTAAGATGAACCAGTGTTAGATGTCAACAGCTCAACTAAATCACTGTTTCAGCGCTAAATTGAAGTTATAAATACTTATTTATCGCTTAGTTTGCGACAGCGATAAGTTTAATGTGGAAAATGACGTCCGTATTAGCTGCTTGCAGATCTCGGACACTATGTTTTGAATAATTTGAGGCTATCTGAATGGGGGAACCTTTTTTGCTGGCTGCAACTTTTTCGGAGgtcttatttatatttggttgTTTTCTTGTCAAGGAGTGAAGTTGGAAAGTGCTTTTTCTAGGTTTCACCTAGCAACTCTCTCCGTGGACACTTTGTCCACTTCTCACCTTTTGGACTGAATTAATGTTAACACACTAGTGGTTGTCATTCTTTATGGGAATTTTGTGCTCCATCCAAATCCAAACAACTTGATTCCAAATAGTGTTCCTCGCATTATAGTGATATGTCTGTGTGGATAAGAGACAGGGTGACTCAACTTCTAGACAGGTGATATATGCTATTCTTTTCTTTAGTTGGGTTGTTTCTGCCCAGATTCTAGTGCCGCTTGCTCTGATAGTTCGGTAAGAATGTCACTATGAGAATATATTAGGATTTATTTGGAATGGTTAAGAGAATATTTTGGCTAGAAATTTGGTTTGGGAGAAGATGATGCATATGAAATGCATAAATTTCTCAAATTTCGTGCCAACAGTGCTATGGCTTTCAGAATGTACTTAATCTTTTCACACTGCTGCACATATAGATTGAGCCCCTGTATTTGGACGTCAAGAATCAAATTCCATGCAATAGTTATCATAGGCAGCTATAAAGCTTTGAAGTTCGTGAGTGCTTGATTTGTTTGTTACCTTTCTTGTATGCTTGCTTACTTGGATGAATCGCTCATTTAGGTTTTTATGAATGGAGCCTTTAACCTTGGATTTATTGTTACTTGTGATGTACCATTCCATACAGTATCTGTTTGAGTCGAGAAACGATGTAGTTTCTATGCCATGCGGGCACACCATACATCGAACATGCTTGGAACAAATGCAGGATTACTATCGGTGAGTGATCAATATCGAAGTGTGTGGCTAATTTCTTCTTTGTTTCATACACAATGTAAACTGACATAATTCCGTGACAGGTACGCTTGCCCCATCTGTTCGAAGTCAGTTCGCAAAATGTCGAAAGTGTGGGAGAAGTATGACCTGGAGATTGCAGCTACTCCTATGCTGCCATATTACGAAGATAAGATGGTCTCCAACTCCCTCCCTCTTGCACACACAGACACAGTCAAGCTACACATTCAACTTTAATAAGCAAGTGCGAGAAGCTACACACGCCCACACACATTCAAGCTTGAGCTTGAAGCATCAAGCATGCATAATATGAATGATGGTCCTTCAACTACTGGTTTGGATTCTTTGCAATGACTGTGGAAGTAACTCTGAAGTGAAATATCACGTTGTCGGCCAGAAATGCCACGACTGCAAATCTTACAACACCCGGCAAACAAGAGGCCTTGGCAGAGATAGATATGCTGTTTGCTTCATTCAGTCACATATGGGGTTTGTTTCCTTAATCTACCTTCTACACACCAATCCTAATATTCTTGTTGTTTGCTCAGCTCATCTTGTAGCTGGATGCTGAGTGCATAATGTGTTTGTGTCTATCTTCCTTACTATTCCTCCCATCTCAATAAACGTGTTTTTCAGTAGTATCTCAATAAATGTGTTCATGAATTTTTTGGTTTTGGATGGCAATGTTCTAGGTAAATCTTGTTTTTTTGCAAACCATATGGGATAATATTGTTGACGCAACTCAGAtttgtgataaaaaaaaaaaaaaaaaaaaaaggttttcATATTGTACCACTAGGCCACTGTTGTTGAGTGTTGAATCAGTTTTTGCAATTCTAACGCCTACGCACTAAAAAATTGGAGGATAACAATGAATTTTAGGTAAATTAACGACTGAATATGAATtaaaaatgcataaataaaatagatatattTATTCGATCGTTAAATTACTGATCATTTATTCGCTTAGAAAAATGTCACAggctttcctttttctttttcaaaacaTGCCACGTTTCCATTTCCCCTTTCCGTTAGATATTGTCAcgctttccttttttttcaaaaaatctcAGGTTTCTATTTCAGAAAAAGTAAATCAACACCAATATATTTACACAGTATTTACTTTTTATGGACATACGAAACTACGAAAGATTATACAACTAAATGAGTATTTACATTTGCTTGTTCTCTTTCTTAATTAACGGAGTACTTACATtacctttttccttttatttcttAACATCTTCAAAACACTCTTTTAAACTTAATATACTAGTATACATTAgcaactaaatatataaaatcataactattttttttagtttattccaATATAGTGAGTTATTCTCTTTATGACAAAATTCAGCACACCTAAtgccttattttattttaattatttattttattttaattatttattttatttttttcttgacTTATTTATTTAATCTCCCATATTTTTTAACAACGCAGTTATAAATGGG encodes:
- the LOC121784610 gene encoding leucine-rich repeat extensin-like protein 3, whose product is MKGDTYHFRRFHASKILFLCTIFLLPNVSTEYHAPIAANDDPHHQRRLQSYEGESLAVEPGVEIENPRLRNGYIALQAWREAMMSDPKNITANWVGKDVCNYTGVFCWPTPEFPHELTVAGIDLNHGDIAGSLPNELGLLYDLAMVHINSNRFCGAIPKGFVNMKRLYELDLSNNRFAGKFPQVLLQLPSLRYLDIRFNEFEGELPRKLFEIDLDAIFVNNNRFSSALPDNIGKSRVSVIVLANNNFGGCVPAGLGEMGETLNELILINTGISSCFPSEISKLKNLTVLDLSENKIVGSLPNSIGEMNSLEQLNLAHNMMSGKIGDRLCELPNLVNFAYGFNFFSNESSSCPKLHKFDDGMNCLKDRPNQRSALECQRFLARTVDCSSYKCNHSDPEPPPKVLSFPPPQPPLMSPTPAEPSPSPAPQPSVSPPPPTKPQPVPPPQPSSPPQVQPDIPPSPASPPAPNSTTPLCPCQQPSNPPPKP
- the LOC121784612 gene encoding uncharacterized protein LOC121784612; the protein is MHKFLKFRANSAMAFRMYLIFSHCCTYRLSPCIWTSRIKFHAIVIIGSYKALKFYLFESRNDVVSMPCGHTIHRTCLEQMQDYYRYACPICSKSVRKMSKVWEKYDLEIAATPMLPYYEDKMVSNSLPLAHTDTVKLHIQL
- the LOC121784609 gene encoding uncharacterized protein LOC121784609 isoform X2 codes for the protein MMRGCLCHFTVKRLYTRPLLALIIYNQRNHVDKTGAPCHGILDQESVGTRAMYAPRISEELRQKVMAMLHVGVSLDTIVQHHMEEVQRHGGPHIRDDFLARNDVRNMERLIRNACHELHSNVECSVKMWVQRHHKHVFYFEESSGSETFVLGLQSDWQLQQMLRYGHSGSIAFHTASGSKRLKDTLCSLLAFDSSHNAVPVAWIITSSSHGNNNTHKWMLSLVERLRGKDTRWRPHAIIVDDPSFQLSVIREAFQCRILLCLWHVRRGWLKSLLKHCHNFDAQREMFKHLGRILYSAGNVSSTAVAVEEFLQIYVDQSEFVEYFRSKWLPKLDLWFNCVGTLPVAGLEHYASIESYHLRLKSRVLSLLVEKSHRIDLLIHALTTQFHSFYWFDTYIVETGYFENLRDRFSLTNPWYQAEHISDMDVLLDEENLQFAKVVSQADSSMAYTLWNPGSEFGLCDCSWSMVGNMCKHTIKVAIYCRSRQIARPLLSAQVYMETLLSLLQNLPDDPLVLGHAISLVNRMKQDIKNMEDLSNCGLLQPVSSGTNSILAENIQPLPRIN
- the LOC121784609 gene encoding uncharacterized protein LOC121784609 isoform X1 — translated: MKSNEAKMSRMEDILNLPVQDPPYSEFSAAHFNWFKVEGGRQGGDDIALIPFSRVDDFVKGESSNADCPASFRVESRRKRPEGSLSRPRVDGYLEYTLYWCSYGPEDYRDSEPHIGENSSIKPASGKGSRPGRRHMMRGCLCHFTVKRLYTRPLLALIIYNQRNHVDKTGAPCHGILDQESVGTRAMYAPRISEELRQKVMAMLHVGVSLDTIVQHHMEEVQRHGGPHIRDDFLARNDVRNMERLIRNACHELHSNVECSVKMWVQRHHKHVFYFEESSGSETFVLGLQSDWQLQQMLRYGHSGSIAFHTASGSKRLKDTLCSLLAFDSSHNAVPVAWIITSSSHGNNNTHKWMLSLVERLRGKDTRWRPHAIIVDDPSFQLSVIREAFQCRILLCLWHVRRGWLKSLLKHCHNFDAQREMFKHLGRILYSAGNVSSTAVAVEEFLQIYVDQSEFVEYFRSKWLPKLDLWFNCVGTLPVAGLEHYASIESYHLRLKSRVLSLLVEKSHRIDLLIHALTTQFHSFYWFDTYIVETGYFENLRDRFSLTNPWYQAEHISDMDVLLDEENLQFAKVVSQADSSMAYTLWNPGSEFGLCDCSWSMVGNMCKHTIKVAIYCRSRQIARPLLSAQVYMETLLSLLQNLPDDPLVLGHAISLVNRMKQDIKNMEDLSNCGLLQPVSSGTNSILAENIQPLPRIN